From the Lepidochelys kempii isolate rLepKem1 chromosome 2, rLepKem1.hap2, whole genome shotgun sequence genome, one window contains:
- the TMEM74 gene encoding transmembrane protein 74 isoform X1 has product MACMELLYLTKKGRRSDLCNNVDWSLQTPPYEQQRDGDDMGARTAAAVAALCCDRHCKSTQRAATAGPTQAPLSSTPTPSFSWQHAAASSSIQPCCQPAHLDGEEEAEKKRACCCAQELETSFTYMDENVNLEHTRNAPSSVKSCYQVPPAQHSSCTEIPPEWAHDPPSLIAEEEDDTGSEAASGNSIDYGFISAILFLVSGILLVIISYVVPRDVTVDPNTVAAREMERLENESARIGAHLDRCVIAGLCLLTLGGVVLSSLLMMSMWKGELYRRNRFASSQESAKLYGSFNFRMKPSTNDNTLELSLVEEDAFAIDN; this is encoded by the coding sequence ATGGCTTGTATGGAGCTTCTGTACCTCACCAAGAAGGGTAGGCGATCGGATCTGTGCAACAACGTGGACTGGAGTTTGCAGACCCCTCCCTACGAACAGCAGAGAGATGGGGACGATATGGGGGCTAGAACAGCAGCTGCGGTGGCAGCTCTCTGCTGCGATAGGCACTGCAAGTCTACACAAAGGGCAGCCACAGCAGGTCCCACCCAAGCACCCCTTTCCTCCACTCCTACCCCCTCCTTCTCCTGGCAGCATGCAGCAGCATCAAGCAGCATccagccctgctgccagccagctcACTTGGATGGAGAAGAGGAAGCAGAAAAGAAGAGAGCCTGCTGCTGTGCCCAGGAACTGGAGACATCGTTTACTTATATGGATGAAAATGTCAATCTGGAGCATACGAGAAATGCCCCTTCTTCTGTGAAGAGTTGCTACCAGGTTCCCCCTGCCCAGCATAGCTCCTGTACAGAGATCCCACCCGAATGGGCTCATGATCCTCCCTCCCTGATCGCTGAGGAAGAAGATGATACTGGATCAGAAGCTGCTTCAGGGAACTCTATAGACTATGGGTTCATTAGTGCCATCTTGTTCCTGGTTAGTGGGATTTTGCTAGTTATTATTTCCTATGTGGTGCCCAGAGATGTGACTGTGGATCCTAACACTGTAGCAGCCAGGGAGATGGAGCGACTGGAGAATGAGAGCGCTAGAATCGGGGCTCACTTGGATAGGTGTGTGATCGCTGGGCTATGTCTCTTAACTCTGGGTGGTGTGGTGCTGTCCAGTTTATTAATGATGTCTATGTGGAAAGGGGAGCTGTACAGGAGGAACAGATTTGCATCCTCCCAGGAATCTGCAAAGCTGTATGGTTCTTTCAATTTTAGAATGAAACCCAGCACAAATGATAATACACTAGAGTTATCATTAGTAGAAGAAGATGCATTTGCCATAGATAATTAG